From a single Lolium rigidum isolate FL_2022 chromosome 7, APGP_CSIRO_Lrig_0.1, whole genome shotgun sequence genomic region:
- the LOC124669752 gene encoding indole-3-acetic acid-induced protein ARG7-like: MAKCSKIRNIVWLRQTLRRWRSRAAARSSASVVPAGHVAVCVGGASRRFVVRAAHLNHPVFRELLRQAEEEYGFPTGAAGPIALPCCDEGLFEHVLRHLSSSSPSARFVTLEELKSGGGVSCCCAAAGDALPLLRGISSDKFVW, from the coding sequence ATGGCGAAATGCAGCAAGATCCGCAACATCGTGTGGCTCCGGCAGACGCTGCGCCGGTGGCGCTCccgcgcggcggcgcggtcgtCGGCGTCGGTCGTCCCCGCGGGCCACGTGGCGGTGTGCGTGGGCGGCGCGTCGCGGCGGTTCGTGGTCCGCGCGGCGCACCTGAACCACCCGGTGTTCCGGGAGCTGCTGCGGCAGGCGGAGGAGGAGTACGGGTTCCCGACCGGCGCGGCGGGGCCCATCGCGCTGCCCTGCTGCGACGAGGGCCTCTTCGAGCACGTCCTCCGCCATCTctcctcgtcctccccgtcggCGCGGTTCGTGACGCTGGAGGAGCtcaagagcggcggcggcgtctcgtgctgctgcgccgccgccggcgacgcgcTCCCGCTGCTCCGCGGCATCTCGTCAGACAAGTTCGTGTGGTGA